The Miscanthus floridulus cultivar M001 chromosome 7, ASM1932011v1, whole genome shotgun sequence genome includes a region encoding these proteins:
- the LOC136465972 gene encoding uncharacterized protein, translated as MRSLSLYSLLCTTTKDTVTTGPADVLEAQQKTFSRRSHKDFSKYSGKYTPNPQPGVLGAIPPEATKPKWEDEMATLRAQRRPQGLCMKCCEKWGRNHKCPDKISLHVLEELLEIMPTEAPECDDPSSSDSSSDEEVFSLSHCAAVGIQGTKTIRLHVILIDSRSSGTFISDSTASQLNCPVSTVAPIQVTVAYGAKMQSNRMVSNFTWWSQGNTFSTHARIPPLSYYDLVLDMDWLAKYSPMWIHWKRRLLRFTHDGKRISLKGVKDELSSCPKVKVRKLKGLMRKGGIAQMIHFCQAGSTTASETIPEPIQRLVDQHSHLFQETDSLPPTKEFDHQIPLLPGVKPVNVKPYRYSPAQKDEIERQIKEMLTNGKI; from the exons ATGCGTTCTCTCAGTCTGTACAGCCTGCTCTGTACTACTACGAAGGATACTGTCACGACTGGGCCT GCTGACGTACTCGAAGCTCAACAAAAGACTTTCAGCCGTCGTTCACACAAAGATTTCAGCAAGTATTCTGGGAAGTATACACCTAATCCTCAGCCTGGTGTGCTCGGGGCAATTCCTCCAGAAGCAACCAAACCCAAGtgggaagatgaaatggcaactcTACGTGCTCAACGTCGCCCTCAAGGGCTCTGTATGAAATGTTGTGAAAAGTGGGGGCGGAACCATAAATGTCCAGACAAGATTTCCTTGCATGTGTTGGAGGAACTTCTGGAAATCATGCCTACTGAAGCTCCTGAATGTGATGATCCATCCTCCTCTGAcagttcaagtgatgaagaagtctTTTCATTGTCGCATTGCGCAGCTGTTGGCATCCAGGGCACAAAAACCATCAGGCTTCATGTGATTCTCATTGATTCCAGGAGTTCTGGTACATTCATCAGTGATAGCACTGCTTCTCAGTTGAACTGCCCAGTCAGTACAGTAGCTCCAATTCAGGTTACTGTGGCCTATGGTGCCAAGATGCAGAGTAATCGGATGGTGTCTAATTTCACTTGGTGGTCTCAGGGCAATACCTTCTCAACTCATGCCAGAATACCGCCTCTATCCTACTATGATTTGGTGTTAGACATGGATTGGTTAGCAAAATACAGTCCCATGTGGATCCATTGGAAGAGAAGGCTTTTGAGATTCACACACGATGGCAAGAGAATCAGCCTCAAGGGTGTCAAAGATGAACTAAGCAGTTGTCCTAAGGTCAAGGTGCGCAAGCTAAAAGGGTTGATGAGGAAAGGAGGCATTGCTCAAATGATCCATTTCTGTCAAGCTGGGTCTACTACAGCTTCAGAAACTATTCCAGAGCCGATTCAAAGATTGGTAGACCAGCACAGTCATCTCTTTCAAGAGACAGATTCGTTGCCACCTACCAAAGAATTTGACCATCAAATACCTCTTCTCCCTGGGGTTAAACCTGTCAACGTCAAGCCTTATAGGTATTCCCCTGCACAGAAAGATGAGATTGAGCGCCAAATCAAAGAAATGTTGACAAATGGGAAAATTTGA
- the LOC136465971 gene encoding uncharacterized protein, translating into MASPTGSGASHGSNPFGSASEATPPKASTLTLLNIHNHRSFFTLTFQKFGLISHVDGTVDAAAMIDDSEWLQVDSCIVQWLYSTVSKDIWSNVYRPQNSAYIAWSAITSQFLDNSLQCAMYTQQEFHSLYQGDMTVGEYYGRLKRLADTLYDCGATVSDTALVINTLHGLNNKFSQAIAVLTTMKPPLTFLYTKSYLLQEEHRIKHSLQMEAQMALLAACDNSTKSAPAPSPPVPTPAVPASNGGDRGDHRKKRKSDNRPRATCAQWQLCADATVGVLLQPLARRRPGVATQHLAP; encoded by the exons ATGGCCAGCCCAACCGGCTCCGGTGCTTCTCACGGCTCCAATCCCTTTGGCAGCGCTTCTGAAGCCACCCCTCCCAAGGCCTCCACCCTCACCCTCCTCAATATTCATAACCAT CGATCCTTCTTCACCCTCACCTTCCAAAAATTCGGTCTCATTAGCCATGTTGATGGCACCGTCGACGCGGCCGCCATGATTGATGATTCAGAATGGTTGCAGGTGGATTCCTGCATTGTCCAGTGGCTCTACTCCACCGTGTCCAAGGACATCTGGAGCAACGTCTATCGGCCACAGAACTCCGCCTACATCGCCTGGAGTGCCATCACCAGCCAGTTCCTCGACAACAGTCTTCAATGTGCCATGTACACTCAACAGGAGTTCCACAGCCTCTACCAAGGCGACATGACGGTTGGTGAGTACTACGGCCGCCTCAAGCGCCTCGCCGACACCCTCTACGATTGCGGTGCTACGGTCTCCGACACGGCTCTCGTCATCAACACCCTTCACGGACTGAACAACAAGTTCAGTCAGGCGATCGCCGTTCTCACCACCATGAAGCCGCCGCTGACGTTCCTCTACACCAAGTCTTATCTTCTGCAGGAGGAACACCGCATCAAGCATTCCCTGCAGATGGAGGCACAGATGGCCCTTCTTGCGGCGTGTGATAACTCCACCAAGTCTGCACCGGCTCCTTCCCCACCCGTGCCCACACCTGCGGTCCCTGCCTCCAACGGTGGTGATCGCGGCGACCATCGCAAGAAGCGCAAGTCGGACAACCGTCCGCGCGCCACCTGCGCCCAGTGGCAACTCTGCGCCGATGCCACAGTGGGCGTCCTCCTACAACCCCTGGCAAGGCGTCGTCCAGGCGTGGCCACTCAACATCTGGCGCCCTAG